In Streptomyces chartreusis, the following proteins share a genomic window:
- a CDS encoding Tat pathway signal sequence domain protein — protein MRKIVHRHLGKVVAGAAIAVAGTAVMVGITLPGTAGADETGGNSGGGQSAQQAAQGQGAGAVPPGVVEQAPDEGDKGTGNDPLTDDEMDRAAQLAASPQMRSAGEDVEGDRGPQRLGVDIAEPDADELGDANAPRRAEVSFYDYKADALVTRIVNLDTGKVEETSTEHGVQPPLSRDEYAEAAKLLIADPLGAGMKADFKDATDKELTSPEQLLLNGAVYRATPGAQPAVLDKCGEHRCVRLFPKVKNGPWIDARSFVIDLSARKVAKLDMR, from the coding sequence GATGGTCGGAATCACCCTGCCGGGGACGGCGGGGGCCGACGAAACGGGAGGGAACAGCGGAGGCGGCCAGTCGGCCCAGCAGGCCGCCCAGGGGCAGGGGGCCGGCGCGGTGCCGCCGGGCGTCGTCGAGCAGGCCCCGGACGAGGGTGACAAGGGCACGGGCAACGACCCGCTGACCGACGACGAGATGGACCGGGCCGCACAGCTCGCGGCGAGCCCGCAGATGCGCAGCGCCGGCGAGGACGTCGAGGGCGACCGTGGCCCGCAGCGACTCGGCGTCGACATCGCCGAGCCCGACGCCGACGAACTGGGCGACGCGAACGCACCGCGCCGGGCCGAGGTGTCGTTCTACGACTACAAGGCCGACGCGCTCGTCACCCGGATCGTCAACCTCGACACCGGGAAGGTCGAGGAGACCTCCACGGAGCACGGCGTCCAGCCGCCCCTGAGCCGTGACGAGTACGCCGAGGCGGCGAAGCTCCTGATCGCCGACCCGCTGGGCGCGGGCATGAAGGCGGACTTCAAGGACGCCACCGACAAGGAGCTCACCTCCCCGGAGCAGCTGCTGCTCAACGGCGCCGTGTACCGGGCGACCCCGGGTGCCCAGCCCGCCGTGCTCGACAAGTGCGGCGAACACCGCTGCGTGCGGCTGTTCCCGAAGGTCAAGAACGGGCCCTGGATCGACGCCCGCTCCTTCGTGATCGACCTGAGCGCCCGCAAGGTCGCCAAGCTCGACATGCGCTGA